From the Sphingomonas suaedae genome, one window contains:
- a CDS encoding entericidin A/B family lipoprotein, translating to MRKLLFMAVLAGGLTLSACNTVEGLGRDVSSAGDTVADTADDAK from the coding sequence ATGCGGAAATTGTTGTTCATGGCGGTGCTTGCTGGAGGGCTTACCCTGTCGGCGTGCAATACGGTCGAAGGACTTGGTCGCGACGTCTCGTCTGCGGGCGACACCGTCGCCGACACGGCCGACGACGCGAAATAA
- the tatC gene encoding twin-arginine translocase subunit TatC → MSDGDELDNTEAPLLDHLIELRRRLLYCVVALVATFALCFYFAKPIFGILVHPLAAAGQDRLIFTQIFEAFMVQIKVGFFGALMLSFPVIANQLWQFVAPGLYRKEKRALLPFLLATPVLFALGAAMAYFFAIPVALKFLLGLEGDLGGGVKQEALPAVGNYLDFVMQFIFAFGISFLLPVLLMLLERAGIVTYEQLKGAWRYAVVAAFAIAAVLTPPDIGSQLLLAGPLCGLYFLSLGAIWFTRHRRQKEEAATEAAAGE, encoded by the coding sequence GTGAGCGACGGGGACGAACTCGACAACACCGAAGCGCCGTTGCTCGATCATCTGATCGAACTGCGCCGGCGGCTGCTCTATTGCGTCGTCGCGCTGGTCGCGACCTTCGCGCTCTGCTTCTATTTCGCCAAGCCGATCTTCGGCATCCTGGTCCATCCGCTGGCGGCGGCGGGGCAGGATCGGCTGATCTTCACCCAGATTTTCGAAGCCTTCATGGTGCAGATCAAGGTCGGGTTTTTCGGCGCGCTGATGCTGTCCTTCCCGGTGATCGCCAACCAGCTGTGGCAATTCGTGGCGCCGGGACTGTACCGCAAGGAAAAGCGCGCATTGCTGCCCTTCCTGCTGGCGACGCCGGTGCTGTTCGCGCTCGGTGCGGCGATGGCCTATTTCTTCGCGATTCCCGTGGCGCTGAAGTTCCTGTTGGGACTCGAAGGCGATCTGGGCGGCGGGGTGAAGCAGGAAGCCCTGCCCGCGGTCGGAAACTATCTCGATTTCGTGATGCAGTTCATTTTCGCGTTCGGCATCTCGTTCCTGCTGCCGGTGCTGCTGATGCTGCTGGAGCGTGCGGGGATCGTCACCTATGAGCAGCTGAAGGGCGCTTGGCGCTACGCCGTTGTGGCCGCCTTTGCGATCGCCGCGGTGCTGACGCCGCCCGATATCGGGTCGCAGCTGTTGCTGGCCGGGCCATTATGCGGCCTGTATTTCCTGTCGCTCGGCGCGATTTGGTTCACCCGGCACCGCCGCCAGAAGGAAGAGGCGGCGACCGAAGCCGCCGCCGGGGAATAG